From the genome of Vibrio porteresiae DSM 19223, one region includes:
- a CDS encoding phosphotransferase: protein MAKIAWVEACQLDPTLSSLTRFFDVPPAFAETLAGGLTNRCWKIVAPHKGNYVWRPISELTNAFTISRFQEYQILKAIEHDVIGPKAVFINEKGLLVEWIDGDQFNDAEFDLQLKTLVRIHLLDKKRIPVAPFNYTARVDHYWMQLPASVQDEALKVLYQRWRSVPTLEPEELTLCHFDLGPHNLVKTAQGLRVIDWEYAGIADPRLDLAMLLTTEDKLNPAHIARYCQLRDIDTVDAWIEGVTQWSIRVQMLALLWYLLAFHLRGDPIYEQQAIQIKENLCK from the coding sequence ATGGCTAAGATAGCATGGGTAGAAGCGTGTCAGCTGGATCCTACTTTATCGTCATTGACTCGTTTCTTTGATGTCCCGCCAGCGTTTGCAGAAACACTCGCTGGTGGGTTAACTAACCGCTGTTGGAAAATTGTGGCGCCGCATAAAGGCAATTATGTGTGGCGGCCGATTTCTGAGTTAACCAACGCTTTTACCATTTCTCGTTTCCAAGAATATCAAATTCTTAAAGCTATCGAGCACGATGTGATTGGCCCGAAGGCAGTGTTTATTAATGAGAAAGGCCTGCTCGTTGAGTGGATTGATGGTGACCAATTCAATGATGCTGAGTTTGATCTTCAGCTGAAAACCTTAGTACGCATCCATTTGCTTGATAAAAAGCGAATACCAGTCGCTCCTTTTAACTATACCGCTCGCGTTGATCATTACTGGATGCAATTACCGGCATCGGTTCAGGATGAGGCGTTAAAGGTGTTATATCAGCGCTGGCGTTCAGTTCCGACCCTCGAACCTGAAGAGTTGACGTTATGCCATTTTGACTTGGGGCCACACAACTTAGTCAAAACGGCGCAAGGCTTGCGTGTCATCGATTGGGAATACGCGGGAATTGCTGATCCTCGCTTGGATCTTGCGATGCTGTTGACCACAGAAGATAAACTCAATCCCGCTCATATTGCTCGTTATTGTCAGTTGCGCGACATAGATACTGTTGACGCTTGGATCGAAGGCGTGACGCAATGGTCCATTCGGGTGCAAATGTTGGCACTGCTGTGGTATTTACTCGCATTTCATTTACGTGGTGATCCCATATATGAGCAACAAGCCATTCAAATCAAAGAGAATTTATGTAAGTAG
- a CDS encoding COG3014 family protein: MHRRYVSLALCSLLLSGCANFTAGNLFSHYSAQNKDLYQSVADGNYTEATDHFNDFVAGDVLDNMEKGRVYFLDTQYPQSFAAFEKSDEAVKQQQDEATISLSRSANSVGSLAVNDNLKDYIAPDYELGFLHLYLGLNYLQQQKFEDALVEMRRANQVQEAARKSREADLENAQQQMEDEGVSPNLGAVLSHYPDAGKKLSAVQNGYLFFLSALLYETSHDLNDAYVDYRRALAVAPNNRAVIDGTIRVAKALGMNEDLGLLVKRYGNNTALKKGQGRVIIIDEQGVVDALDGWRLSLPLYDSRGQAALYSVALPYYPPRPHHEKADLVLNQQVIAGSLLADVNNMAKRDLSERMPALVVRQVLRVIAKDELRKTTTQGNDIGSLVFNIWNTLTEQPDTRSWLTLPAQVDAMSHVVSAGEQTLQVGQKSYTFNVPDEGTTLVWLSRQGDNATIWHKQLGKL; the protein is encoded by the coding sequence ATGCATCGACGTTACGTTTCGTTAGCCCTGTGCAGTTTACTGCTCAGTGGTTGCGCTAACTTTACTGCCGGCAACTTATTTAGCCACTACAGTGCACAAAATAAAGACCTCTACCAGTCAGTTGCGGATGGTAACTACACAGAGGCGACTGACCATTTTAATGATTTTGTTGCTGGTGATGTTCTCGATAACATGGAGAAGGGACGAGTTTACTTTCTCGATACTCAGTATCCACAAAGCTTCGCCGCATTTGAAAAATCGGATGAAGCTGTTAAACAGCAGCAAGATGAAGCCACTATCTCGCTTAGCCGCAGTGCTAATAGTGTCGGCTCGCTCGCCGTCAATGACAATCTCAAAGACTACATTGCTCCCGACTATGAGCTGGGCTTTTTGCATCTCTACCTTGGTTTAAATTATCTTCAACAACAAAAGTTCGAAGATGCCTTAGTTGAAATGCGTCGTGCCAATCAAGTGCAAGAAGCAGCTCGTAAAAGCCGTGAAGCTGACTTAGAAAATGCTCAGCAGCAGATGGAAGATGAAGGTGTGAGTCCTAATCTTGGCGCGGTGTTATCCCACTATCCCGATGCAGGTAAAAAATTGTCTGCGGTGCAAAATGGGTATCTTTTCTTTCTCTCCGCATTACTTTACGAGACTTCACACGATTTAAATGATGCCTACGTCGATTATCGCCGTGCTTTAGCCGTTGCACCCAATAACCGGGCTGTGATTGATGGGACGATTCGTGTAGCCAAAGCTTTAGGCATGAACGAAGACCTAGGTTTGCTCGTGAAGCGCTATGGCAACAATACGGCACTGAAAAAGGGCCAAGGCCGTGTCATCATTATCGATGAACAAGGAGTTGTCGATGCATTAGATGGCTGGCGATTATCTTTACCTTTGTATGACAGTCGCGGGCAAGCGGCGTTGTACTCTGTTGCTTTGCCTTATTACCCACCTCGGCCTCATCATGAAAAAGCGGACTTGGTATTAAATCAACAAGTGATTGCTGGTTCGTTGCTGGCGGATGTGAACAATATGGCAAAACGTGATTTAAGTGAACGTATGCCCGCACTTGTTGTCCGACAGGTGTTACGAGTGATCGCGAAAGATGAGTTACGTAAGACCACCACCCAAGGCAACGATATTGGTAGTCTGGTCTTTAACATCTGGAACACGCTCACTGAGCAGCCGGATACCCGCAGTTGGTTAACTTTGCCCGCGCAGGTCGATGCGATGAGTCATGTGGTTTCTGCTGGGGAACAAACGCTGCAGGTCGGGCAAAAGAGTTATACTTTTAACGTGCCTGATGAAGGGACGACGCTGGTTTGGTTATCACGCCAAGGTGACAACGCCACTATTTGGCATAAACAACTAGGGAAATTGTGA
- a CDS encoding PilZ domain-containing protein, which yields MTDQEFFSVHHALTINVQPLEDSFVLPSTEEFAREIPAPFIVASEFSQLDLLTDQAKSEMKSNDFRHVCQLLDTQNAKLNLILSFLLSQEDSQAHRYRSYSFGASQFAYYAPTEMSVGTKVRAKLFMEHPAAAIYCYGSVISCDTQDTEHLVTVRYDLLRDVDQDLLIKAALYQQQKLLRQRSLDREK from the coding sequence ATGACTGACCAAGAGTTTTTTTCGGTGCATCATGCACTCACGATCAATGTGCAACCCTTAGAGGACAGTTTTGTTCTGCCTTCCACTGAAGAATTTGCACGTGAAATACCCGCACCATTTATCGTTGCCAGTGAGTTTAGTCAGTTAGATCTACTTACCGATCAAGCGAAATCAGAAATGAAAAGCAATGATTTTCGCCATGTATGCCAGTTACTCGATACCCAAAACGCCAAACTGAACTTGATATTGAGCTTCTTGCTTTCTCAAGAAGATAGCCAAGCACATCGTTACAGAAGTTACTCATTTGGCGCCAGTCAATTTGCCTACTACGCACCAACAGAGATGAGTGTCGGAACAAAAGTACGCGCCAAACTCTTTATGGAACATCCTGCTGCCGCTATTTATTGTTATGGCAGCGTAATTTCATGTGATACGCAGGACACTGAGCATCTGGTCACGGTAAGATACGATTTGCTACGCGATGTTGACCAAGACCTGTTAATTAAAGCCGCGCTTTATCAACAACAAAAGTTGTTACGCCAACGTTCACTGGATCGAGAAAAATAA
- the ycfP gene encoding alpha/beta hydrolase YcfP: MILYLHGYDSTSPGNHEKIMQLQFIDDDVRFISYSTQHPKHDMQHLLNEVQKAIETSDDPSPLICGVGLGAYWSERVGFLCGIKQALFNPNLHPELTMGDKIDRPEEYEDIATKCIAGFRNNNASRCLVFLSRDDGILNSRDSAAELSPYYSIMWDEKQPHKFPKISHHLQLLKAFKNA; the protein is encoded by the coding sequence ATGATTTTATATTTACACGGGTATGATTCTACCAGCCCTGGTAACCACGAAAAAATAATGCAGTTACAGTTTATCGATGACGATGTGCGTTTCATTAGTTACAGCACTCAGCATCCTAAACATGATATGCAACATCTGCTAAATGAAGTACAAAAAGCGATTGAAACCAGTGATGATCCCTCACCATTAATCTGTGGTGTTGGATTAGGGGCTTATTGGTCAGAACGAGTCGGTTTTCTGTGTGGGATAAAGCAAGCCTTGTTTAACCCCAATCTCCATCCAGAATTGACCATGGGTGACAAAATCGATCGTCCTGAAGAGTATGAAGATATCGCGACGAAATGTATTGCGGGCTTTCGTAATAATAATGCAAGCCGGTGTTTGGTCTTTTTGTCTCGCGACGATGGCATTCTTAATAGTCGTGACTCTGCTGCGGAACTCTCACCTTACTATTCCATCATGTGGGATGAAAAACAGCCGCATAAATTCCCTAAAATTTCTCACCATCTTCAGTTGTTAAAGGCGTTCAAAAACGCGTAA
- the mfd gene encoding transcription-repair coupling factor: MTTQTLLPLAAATKAGDKKINGNLPGASLALAIAELANQHKSHTILAVPDPQTALRLLNETEQFIQGEVAMFPDWETLPYDHFSPHQEIISERIARLYQLPNLGKGLTIVPVSTLLQRQSPRSFLLQHTLMVKRGDRFSLEKLRLQLEHSGYRHVDQVFSPGEYASRGSILDLFPMGSQVPYRFDFFDDEIDTIRTFDPENQRSIDEIDNVCLLPAHEFPTAESAIEEFRSRWRQRFEARREPESVYMQVTKGTWPAGIEYWQPLFFDHTETLFDYLPADSQIITVGNLEPAIDQFLTDTAYRYEQRKIDPLRPLLPPAELWLKKDELFGLLKTVAVIQLERERIEEKAGRVNMPILALPDLAVKHQQKEPLAALRQFTEQFAGKILFSVESQGRREALLELLQPLKLKPKTEANFQQALASNSKYTLVVGSAEHGFIFGDNQVALICESDLLGDRVLQRRKKDRKVTTNSDAVIRNLAELKPGQPVVHIEHGIGRYLGLQTLEAGGITTEYVALEYQNEAKLYVPVSSLNLISRYSGGAEESAPLHKLGGEAWVKARRKAAEKVRDVAAELLDVYAKRELKPGYKFHLDREQYATFKSTFPFEETDDQAMAINAVLSDMCQPKAMDRLVCGDVGFGKTEVAMRAAFVATDNGKQVAVLVPTTLLAQQHFENFRDRFANLPIRVEVLSRFKSAKEQKQILQEVAEGKIDIVVGTHKLLSSDIQFADLGLLIVDEEHRFGVRQKEKVKAMRADVDILTLTATPIPRTLNMAMSGMRDLSIIATPPARRRAVKTFVRQSEESVVREAVLREVARGGQIYFLHNQVETIDKVAADLEKLVPEARITVAHGQMRERELEKIMNDFYHQRYNLLVCTTIIETGIDVPTANTIIINRADSLGLAQLHQLRGRVGRSHHQAYAYLLTPPPKAITKDAIKRLEAIASLEDLGAGFTLATHDLEIRGAGELLGEEQSGQIQSVGFTLYMEMLDQAVEALKSGKEPTLDELLREQTEVEMRMPALLPEDYIPDVNTRLSMYKQIASVASEDELVELKVELIDRFGKLPDAAQNLLAIAQLKLDAGQLKVRKIEAHDKGGYIEFYPNADINPMFLVKLLQAQPKQFAMDGPTKFKFTLPLVDRRERMSFVANMLNEFEQNLLPAA, from the coding sequence ATGACGACACAGACATTACTTCCTCTGGCTGCTGCAACCAAAGCTGGAGATAAAAAAATCAATGGTAATTTGCCTGGCGCCAGTTTAGCCCTCGCGATTGCCGAACTCGCTAATCAGCATAAAAGCCATACGATTTTGGCCGTGCCCGACCCGCAAACTGCGTTGCGTTTACTCAATGAAACAGAGCAGTTTATTCAAGGTGAAGTGGCGATGTTCCCTGATTGGGAAACCTTACCTTACGACCATTTTTCTCCGCATCAGGAGATCATCTCTGAACGTATTGCTCGGCTTTATCAATTACCGAATCTGGGCAAAGGGCTTACTATTGTTCCAGTAAGTACCTTACTACAGCGCCAATCGCCACGTTCCTTCTTGCTGCAACACACTTTGATGGTGAAGCGAGGCGATCGTTTCTCATTAGAGAAACTGCGCCTGCAATTAGAACATTCTGGCTACCGCCATGTGGATCAGGTCTTTAGCCCTGGTGAATACGCTAGTCGTGGTTCCATTTTGGATCTGTTCCCAATGGGCAGCCAAGTGCCCTATCGTTTTGATTTCTTTGATGATGAAATTGATACGATTCGCACCTTTGATCCAGAAAATCAGCGCTCAATTGATGAAATCGATAATGTCTGTCTGTTACCTGCTCACGAATTTCCGACGGCAGAATCGGCGATAGAAGAGTTTCGTAGCCGCTGGCGGCAACGCTTTGAAGCTCGCCGCGAACCAGAATCGGTTTACATGCAAGTCACCAAAGGCACCTGGCCTGCGGGTATTGAGTATTGGCAGCCACTCTTTTTTGATCACACCGAAACTCTCTTTGACTATCTGCCTGCAGATAGCCAAATCATTACTGTCGGCAATTTGGAACCAGCGATTGATCAATTCCTTACTGACACCGCTTATCGCTACGAGCAGCGCAAAATCGATCCACTGCGCCCACTCTTGCCACCAGCAGAATTGTGGCTCAAGAAAGATGAACTGTTTGGCTTACTTAAAACCGTTGCCGTTATCCAACTAGAACGCGAACGTATTGAAGAGAAAGCCGGACGCGTTAACATGCCAATTTTGGCGCTGCCTGATTTAGCGGTAAAGCATCAGCAAAAAGAACCATTGGCGGCACTGCGCCAATTCACAGAACAATTTGCCGGCAAAATTCTCTTTTCGGTCGAGTCTCAAGGTCGCCGTGAAGCACTGTTGGAACTGTTACAGCCGCTCAAACTCAAGCCCAAAACAGAAGCCAATTTCCAACAGGCATTAGCAAGTAACAGCAAATACACTCTTGTTGTCGGTTCGGCTGAACACGGTTTTATCTTTGGTGATAATCAAGTCGCCTTGATTTGTGAGAGCGACTTGCTTGGCGATCGCGTTCTACAACGGCGTAAGAAAGATCGTAAAGTCACAACCAATAGCGATGCAGTTATTCGTAACCTTGCCGAGCTTAAACCCGGACAACCGGTCGTGCATATCGAGCACGGAATTGGGCGTTATCTCGGTTTACAGACTCTGGAAGCGGGCGGCATCACTACTGAATACGTGGCATTGGAATACCAAAATGAGGCAAAACTCTACGTTCCCGTCTCATCTCTTAATCTCATTAGTCGTTACTCCGGTGGCGCAGAAGAGTCAGCACCGCTGCATAAATTAGGCGGTGAAGCTTGGGTTAAAGCGCGTCGCAAAGCAGCGGAGAAAGTTCGCGATGTTGCAGCAGAGCTGTTGGATGTCTATGCCAAACGCGAACTCAAGCCTGGTTATAAGTTCCACTTGGATCGGGAACAGTACGCTACGTTCAAGAGTACCTTCCCATTTGAAGAGACCGACGACCAAGCGATGGCGATCAATGCCGTGTTATCTGACATGTGCCAACCCAAAGCGATGGATCGACTGGTGTGTGGGGATGTAGGCTTTGGCAAAACCGAAGTGGCAATGCGCGCTGCGTTTGTCGCCACCGATAATGGCAAACAAGTGGCAGTGTTAGTTCCAACCACCCTACTTGCTCAACAGCATTTTGAAAACTTTCGCGATCGCTTTGCCAATTTGCCGATTCGTGTTGAGGTGCTATCCCGCTTTAAATCAGCCAAAGAGCAGAAACAGATTCTGCAAGAAGTGGCCGAAGGTAAAATCGATATCGTTGTGGGCACACATAAACTGCTCTCCAGTGATATTCAATTTGCCGACTTAGGTTTGTTAATTGTCGACGAAGAACACCGTTTTGGCGTGCGTCAAAAAGAAAAAGTGAAAGCGATGCGCGCTGATGTGGATATTTTGACCTTAACCGCAACGCCAATTCCACGTACGCTCAATATGGCGATGAGTGGCATGCGCGATCTTTCGATCATCGCCACCCCACCAGCAAGACGCCGCGCGGTAAAAACCTTTGTTCGACAAAGTGAAGAGAGCGTAGTGCGTGAAGCCGTATTGCGCGAAGTGGCTCGTGGTGGACAAATCTATTTCTTACACAACCAAGTCGAAACCATCGACAAAGTGGCTGCCGATTTGGAAAAACTGGTGCCAGAAGCTCGCATTACCGTCGCACACGGGCAGATGCGCGAGCGTGAGCTAGAAAAAATCATGAATGATTTCTACCACCAGCGTTATAACTTGCTGGTGTGTACCACCATCATAGAGACCGGTATCGATGTGCCGACCGCTAATACGATCATTATTAATCGAGCGGATAGCTTGGGCCTAGCACAATTGCATCAATTACGTGGTCGTGTGGGGCGTTCACACCATCAAGCCTATGCCTATTTGCTTACGCCACCACCTAAAGCGATTACCAAAGATGCGATTAAACGGCTTGAAGCCATCGCCTCACTCGAAGACCTCGGTGCTGGTTTTACCCTAGCCACTCACGACCTTGAAATTCGAGGTGCAGGTGAACTACTCGGCGAAGAGCAGAGTGGTCAAATCCAATCGGTCGGGTTCACGCTCTATATGGAGATGCTTGACCAAGCAGTTGAAGCACTAAAATCCGGTAAAGAACCGACACTCGATGAACTGCTGCGCGAGCAAACCGAAGTAGAAATGCGTATGCCTGCTCTATTGCCAGAGGATTACATTCCTGACGTCAACACTCGCCTATCCATGTACAAACAGATTGCCAGTGTCGCGAGCGAAGATGAGCTAGTAGAGCTGAAAGTGGAATTAATCGACCGTTTCGGTAAATTGCCTGATGCGGCGCAAAACCTACTCGCCATAGCGCAACTTAAGCTGGATGCAGGCCAACTAAAAGTGCGTAAAATTGAAGCACATGACAAAGGCGGGTACATAGAGTTCTATCCAAATGCTGACATTAACCCAATGTTTTTGGTTAAACTACTGCAAGCACAACCTAAGCAATTTGCGATGGATGGCCCGACCAAATTCAAATTCACCTTGCCATTAGTGGACAGGCGCGAAAGAATGAGTTTTGTCGCAAACATGCTAAACGAATTTGAGCAGAATCTTCTGCCAGCAGCCTAA
- a CDS encoding GNAT family N-acetyltransferase yields the protein MTPDFHIVTPRLILRLIVLDESDQLEHCIQSSPSLHRWIDWCHKDFSHNQAERFILATRLNWVKAEAYGFGVYHRRTKQLIGMVAINEFYPTFNMASLGYWIGDEFQHQGYGKEALNALVEFSFSKLSLTRLEIVCDPDNEPSQKLALACGAEFETLARHRFLYNNEPKVGAVYSIIPE from the coding sequence ATGACACCTGATTTTCATATTGTGACCCCGCGATTGATATTACGCTTGATCGTATTGGATGAATCCGATCAACTAGAGCACTGTATTCAATCCTCCCCTTCTCTCCATCGCTGGATTGATTGGTGTCATAAGGATTTTTCTCATAATCAAGCAGAACGCTTTATTTTGGCGACGCGCTTAAACTGGGTCAAAGCAGAAGCCTACGGATTTGGGGTCTATCATCGCCGTACGAAACAGTTAATTGGTATGGTGGCGATCAACGAATTCTATCCCACGTTCAATATGGCAAGCTTAGGTTATTGGATTGGTGATGAGTTTCAGCATCAAGGCTATGGCAAAGAAGCGTTAAATGCACTGGTAGAGTTTAGCTTTAGCAAGCTTTCCCTTACCCGCTTAGAGATTGTTTGTGACCCAGACAATGAGCCAAGCCAAAAACTTGCCTTAGCCTGCGGAGCGGAGTTTGAAACCTTGGCTCGTCATCGTTTTCTCTACAATAACGAACCTAAAGTAGGTGCGGTTTATTCGATCATCCCTGAATAA
- the lpoB gene encoding penicillin-binding protein activator LpoB has translation MNKGLWAVLGLTVLLGGCANKVTYGDAQGVETVTADFGSTDLQKIAADMVDSMMMSGSVAAITHDKRPIVFVERIKNKTSEHIDTESITDSISTKMLNSGKFRFVDMDRVESVRQQLKFQNNDELVDQNSAIQFGKMVGAQYMLYGNLSSIVKNAGSDKDVYYKMTMRLMDLKTGLIEWADETEIRKQEQKSLFGL, from the coding sequence ATGAACAAAGGTTTATGGGCTGTACTGGGATTAACTGTCCTACTTGGTGGTTGTGCCAATAAAGTCACTTATGGTGATGCACAGGGCGTCGAAACTGTGACGGCTGACTTTGGTTCAACTGACTTGCAAAAAATTGCCGCAGATATGGTCGACAGCATGATGATGTCAGGTTCGGTTGCTGCGATTACACACGATAAACGTCCAATCGTGTTTGTTGAACGGATCAAAAACAAAACCAGTGAGCACATCGATACTGAATCTATCACCGACTCAATCAGTACAAAAATGTTGAACTCTGGTAAGTTCCGTTTTGTTGATATGGACCGAGTAGAATCCGTTCGTCAACAGCTTAAATTCCAAAACAACGACGAATTGGTCGATCAAAACTCAGCAATTCAGTTTGGTAAAATGGTCGGCGCTCAGTACATGTTATACGGTAACCTATCGAGCATTGTGAAAAATGCAGGTAGCGACAAAGATGTGTACTACAAGATGACCATGCGCCTAATGGACCTCAAAACAGGTCTTATCGAATGGGCCGACGAAACTGAAATTCGTAAGCAAGAACAGAAGAGCCTATTTGGCTTGTAA
- a CDS encoding NAD(P)/FAD-dependent oxidoreductase, translated as MTRIIVVGGGAGGLELVTKLGRTLGRKKRAKITLVDRKSSHLWKPLLHEVATGSLDEGVDALSYRAHARNHSFEFQLGSLQSIDRDAKKIVLAEQHDEAGELLMPQRELEYDILVLAIGSTSNDFNTEGVRQHCIFLDSPEQAHRFRTEMNNEFLKLHANQGNGTVDIAIVGGGATGVELSAELHNAVAELRNYGFGDLDSSKLNVNLVEAGERILPALPPRISAAAHQELTKLGVNVRTSTMVTKAEADGLTTKDGEKIHAKIMVWAAGIKAPDFMKDIAGLETNRINQLVVKETLQTTRDEDIFVIGDLAQCTQPDGKFVPPRAQAAHQMSTQAFKNIIAKLNGREMKPYIYKDHGSLVSLSRFSTVGSLMGNLTKGSMMVEGRIARMVYISLYRMHQMALHGMFKTGLMMLVGRINRVLRPNLKLH; from the coding sequence GTGACACGCATTATTGTTGTAGGCGGAGGCGCTGGCGGCCTTGAGCTGGTAACCAAATTAGGTCGTACTCTTGGCCGAAAAAAACGCGCAAAAATTACTCTTGTTGATCGTAAATCTAGCCACCTTTGGAAACCATTGCTGCATGAAGTAGCAACAGGTTCTCTTGATGAAGGTGTTGATGCGTTGAGCTATCGTGCTCATGCGCGTAATCACAGCTTTGAATTCCAACTCGGCAGCTTACAGTCGATCGACCGTGACGCGAAGAAAATCGTGTTAGCGGAACAGCACGACGAAGCAGGTGAGTTACTGATGCCACAACGTGAACTTGAATACGATATTCTTGTTTTGGCGATTGGTTCTACTTCAAACGATTTCAATACCGAAGGTGTTCGTCAGCACTGTATCTTCCTAGACAGTCCTGAACAGGCACACCGTTTCCGCACTGAAATGAACAATGAGTTTCTAAAACTGCACGCCAATCAAGGTAACGGCACTGTCGATATCGCTATTGTCGGTGGTGGTGCAACGGGTGTTGAACTTTCTGCTGAATTGCATAATGCGGTTGCAGAGCTGCGTAACTACGGCTTTGGTGACTTAGACTCCAGCAAATTGAACGTGAACTTAGTGGAAGCGGGTGAGCGTATTCTTCCTGCACTTCCGCCACGTATCTCTGCTGCAGCTCATCAAGAATTGACTAAGCTTGGCGTTAACGTACGTACATCTACCATGGTGACCAAAGCGGAAGCTGACGGTCTAACGACCAAAGATGGTGAGAAAATTCACGCGAAAATCATGGTTTGGGCTGCGGGTATTAAAGCGCCTGATTTCATGAAAGATATCGCTGGTTTGGAAACTAACCGTATCAACCAATTAGTGGTGAAAGAGACATTGCAAACCACACGTGACGAAGACATTTTCGTTATCGGTGACCTAGCGCAATGTACTCAACCAGACGGTAAGTTTGTTCCGCCTCGCGCACAAGCAGCACACCAGATGTCGACTCAAGCGTTTAAAAACATCATCGCTAAGCTAAATGGTCGTGAGATGAAACCGTATATCTATAAAGATCATGGTTCTCTTGTTTCTCTTAGTCGCTTCTCTACAGTCGGTAGCTTGATGGGTAACCTTACTAAGGGATCGATGATGGTTGAAGGTCGTATCGCGCGTATGGTGTATATCTCTCTATACCGTATGCACCAAATGGCGCTACACGGCATGTTCAAAACTGGCTTAATGATGTTGGTTGGTCGCATTAACCGCGTATTACGTCCAAACTTGAAGTTACACTAA
- a CDS encoding YcfL family protein yields the protein MKKWLGAVLAIGLLAGCAENTAGLQVDGANQRVLFGDHVLGDRLKVDEITTTQLNGHTRGVVRLTSHYKGDQFIQYRFYWYDAQGLEVNTQPSAWQQAIVRGGEDLTLSEVSIKPNGTQFRVQIRQFNQ from the coding sequence ATGAAAAAATGGCTGGGTGCAGTGCTCGCAATCGGGCTTCTTGCCGGTTGTGCTGAAAATACCGCAGGTTTGCAAGTCGATGGCGCAAATCAACGCGTGTTGTTTGGTGACCATGTTTTAGGTGACAGACTGAAAGTTGATGAGATCACGACGACTCAACTTAATGGTCACACACGAGGCGTGGTGAGGCTAACCAGTCATTACAAGGGTGACCAATTTATTCAGTATCGTTTTTATTGGTACGATGCCCAAGGTTTAGAAGTGAATACTCAGCCAAGTGCATGGCAACAAGCGATTGTCCGTGGCGGAGAGGATCTGACCTTGTCTGAAGTATCAATCAAACCTAACGGTACGCAATTTCGTGTGCAAATTCGCCAGTTTAATCAATGA
- a CDS encoding peptidoglycan binding protein CsiV: protein MKKLIPLLLLLVAMPSLAQRQFDIEVIIFKRAVDAEKVSESWPNTLPTINVDNTGNFADNAYLEKKGVTLLPSSEYQLNAQEQTLKDHAGFEVLLHTAWRQGDEGKSQAPIFHIQAGKNYADSFNPDGSARQPQSDAPAPVEGVVEQTMPAPIYELDGTLQVYVQHYLYAETTLDLKEPSTRDVVLKDKQLELEVSPDDQDANVQLGHLESVSPTQEVETFLKSYRMEQKRRMRSGETHYLDHPLMGMIIQVRRVDDSTQAAQ from the coding sequence ATGAAAAAGCTGATCCCTTTACTTCTTCTTTTGGTGGCAATGCCTAGCTTGGCACAGCGGCAATTTGACATCGAGGTGATTATTTTTAAACGTGCCGTAGACGCGGAAAAAGTAAGTGAATCATGGCCAAATACCTTGCCAACGATTAACGTCGATAATACAGGTAACTTTGCCGATAACGCTTATTTAGAGAAAAAGGGCGTGACTTTATTGCCAAGCAGTGAATATCAATTAAACGCTCAAGAGCAAACGCTAAAAGACCACGCAGGTTTCGAAGTTCTGTTGCATACGGCTTGGCGTCAAGGCGATGAGGGTAAATCGCAAGCACCGATTTTCCATATCCAAGCCGGTAAGAATTACGCTGATTCATTTAATCCAGATGGCAGTGCTCGCCAGCCGCAAAGTGACGCACCAGCGCCAGTTGAAGGTGTTGTTGAACAAACCATGCCTGCTCCAATTTATGAGCTCGATGGAACCTTGCAAGTCTATGTGCAGCATTATTTGTACGCAGAAACGACTTTGGATCTGAAAGAGCCAAGTACCCGTGATGTGGTTTTGAAAGACAAACAGCTGGAGTTGGAAGTCAGTCCTGATGATCAAGATGCCAATGTGCAACTCGGCCATTTAGAGTCGGTTTCTCCAACTCAAGAAGTAGAGACATTCCTCAAAAGCTATCGTATGGAACAAAAACGTCGCATGCGCAGTGGTGAAACCCACTATCTTGACCACCCTCTCATGGGTATGATTATTCAAGTACGCCGTGTCGACGATTCGACTCAAGCTGCACAATAA